Within the Salmo salar chromosome ssa12, Ssal_v3.1, whole genome shotgun sequence genome, the region gttcaaccgAAGTCAGGcagcaggcgcccggcccgccacaaggagtcgatagagcgtgatgagccaagtccccccccggccaaaccctcccctaacctggacaactgtgcaccgccctatgggactcccagtcacaaccgattgtgacacagcctgggattgaacccgggtctgtagtgacacctcaagcactgcgatgctgcgccactcgggaggccggcTTTGTAGTTTTTTAAAACTTTATTTAATCAAGGTTCTTGGCATCAGTATTGGACATTAAGTGCTAGATACAGCAGCAAGGTCATTGATGCACATCAGAAACAATGGAGGGTGAGGCTTTTGAACTGTAACTGTACCATTTATTTTTACCCAAAATACCAACCAACCATCTCACCTTGGTGGGCTTGTGGAGGGTGAGGTCCTGGAAGATCTGCGCCAGGTAGTCTTTACACTGGTCGTCCCACTCCAGAGACTGCAGCTGGGCTTGGAGGAAGTGTGGGGTGAGGGAGTGGCACCGCACAGCCTGGAGCAGGGCCTGGACGTAGGGCCGCCGGTTCTCCCGGTCGTACCGGACCCACGCCACACAAGCCTGAAAGACCACCGACTCACAGCGCACGTTGAGTTCGTCGCGGCTGATGAGAGTGACCAGCTGGCATTGGGAGAGGTTGAAGAACTCCTCCTGGGTCGCCACCTAAAGGTGAGAAGGAGACTGTTTTAAGAAAGGCATCACTTGGTTGCCAGTCTAAAATGAACACATGGAGAATAACAAGGAATTACTGGATATGGTTAATGGGCAATTGTTAGGCTTTTAGAATTAAAAAGGGGAGTAACAAagcattttgaaaacatttttCTTCAATGGAGCACACTGAATCACACAGTTCACCACTGGTATTCATCTGATTATGACTCATAATCATTCTTTTggttgtgggagtgtgtgtgtgtgtgtgtgtgtgtgtgtgtgagagacacatctctccctgttaaccagccagccaaccGGCTCTTCCATTGTAACAGTTTCAGTCTGACTCCCTTTGAAGTTATGCAGACTGACTGCCTGTACATTGAACATACATGTAAACCCCCATGAGCCTGCCCACACAACACTCTGATTCCACACGACTCACCCAACTCACGCACAAAACtaacccaacacacactcacctaACCCACTACCACACAATAGTACGATTATTCATGTTGAGTGTTCACCAAGGGCCAAAGCAGAAAAGAAAGGAAGATGGTGTACAGTAACAGCTGAGACTATTTGCTCAGTGGTGCAGGTGGCAAAGCCTTGACGTTTCCCTTAACTAAACACAGTGAGTCAGTTGAGGAAACGGTCTCTGGCTTTTCAAAGACACCAATTACAGGAAGGGACTACAGATCTGAGAAAAGCCATTCATCTGTATAGCAGCTGTATGGCCTGACAGTGAAACTAACGATAAGGTTGACTGAATGACTCATCCATATCAAATGAAGATAAGGAGAGATGCACAGTATCCGCTTGAATTATTTCAACTGATCGGAGTCTGGCGACGTGGTTATTTCCTGGGAAACCCCATAGGGCGTATCGAAAGGTCAAGGAGCAAAGTGTCATGGTGAAACACTTCGTGCCATCAACAGTGAGCATGCTCTGGATACTGGACTTTTCCAACTCGgggggagaaaaaaagagagaccgTCATTCTCTCTGAAGTGTGTACTTGTTCACTCCCCTCGTGAGTTTAAAAGGATTCTACCTATGGTTTGGAGAATCGCAAAACCCAAAGAACAAGGTTAGGCAAAGCTGATCCTGAATCAGATATGAGGGGGGGGAAAGCTAACTGTTTTAAAAGGATACTTCGGGATGTTGGCGATGAAGCttgttatctacttccccagagtcagatgaactcgtggataccattttatgtctctgtgtccagtatgaaggataTTAGAGGTCATAACATGCTTGTTGGCATTGTCTTGCGAAACTACatgtaacttccttcatactagatgcagagacataaaaatagtaTCCATGAGGTCATCCTACCCTGGGGAAGTAGATATTTGCTCAAATCCAGAAAACAGTATCTACACCCCATACCTGGCTGAAGTTCATGTAGATATATTCCCGAGCTTTCTGATGGAGCTCCGTGCAGCTGATCTGCTCGGCGAAGCTGGCTATGCCGATGGCGTTGCTAGGGTCCAGCTGCGTAACCAGGAAGTCGCAGCAGGCCTTGACCACGCTGTCGATCTGGTACATGACGGCGCCGTTCATGACGTGGATCACACACTTCTCccccacagagatgctggccgtGTAGGCAAACTCTATCAACCTGCccatcacctgagagagaggagggatgtggagagagagaaaggaagagaaaagattggagatggagagaagagatgggacaGATGGAAAAGAGAGTGGAGGGCaggtgagagagaatgagacgaGAGTCATTAGAACAGTtagaagagacaggaagacagaaagGGGTCGATTCAATTACATCATTATTGTTGCATAAGGGCCCAGACTGACACAATCTGCCTCAGTACTGAGGCACTACACAATCAAATAAAaccgatcaaatcaaattgtatttgtcacatgcgctgaatacaacaggtgtagactttaccgtgaaatgcttagttacgagccctttcccaacaatgcagagttaaaaagtaagacaatTCACAAATAAAAATAGGAGCACAATAAATACTATCAAAGCCATGGCAGTGTGGCACAGTTCTGAGTTAGCCTATGACAGAGAGCAGTCAGAGAGCTGCTGGTTTATCAGTTCCCTCATTAGTCAACATGGCTAATCCTGCACTCTCTGTGAGCTTGGTGTGTCTGCGTGTCTAAAGGCAGCGGCATGATTACGATCTCTCCGGAGCTAACTCAGTGAGGCTGTACGCACCAGCTGGAACAAAGAAGCCAGCGATaaaagcaggtgtgtgtgtgtgagcgtgtattTTTACCACTGAAATACAACCGTCTTTCTTATGGAGTCAATCTTTGGTCCCTCGTAGGAAAACGTGGAGTGACTGCCTTCCTATCTTGAATGCAACGTGGATAATTACAACTGGGATTTCTGAAACTCTAGCTCTACTGACACACCTGGATGAAAGGCGGTCTTCTCACCCTCCTACTTACGCAGGTCTCCCTCATCTATCCAGTGTTCACTACTATTACTCACGGATTCTCACATGAAAATACAGTTGGTTTCAATAAAAATTGGTTAACACTTTACTTTAGGCCAACAGCTAGAAAGGTTTATTACATGCCTGTGGCAAGTCTTGTAAAATGTGTTGTAGCACTCACCCGGGGGTGTATCCCCTCGATGGGCACCACCTCCATCCCACACTCCTTCAGGCCGTTGGTGAACATGGCTCTGAAGACCGGAGAGGACGATGCCAGCACCACCTGTAGACATGAACTGTCAGCTTGATAACTCAAACATATAAAAGTAGGGCTCCTACCGTGTACAAACAATTCAATGAAGCAATATGTCTGTTAATCAACTTTTCCAATGTATTATGAGATTCCCCGATATCACCATGCACTCCTCTTTCACAAGACGGTTTTAAAAGGTCCCCCGAAATCACTAGCATaacctcatatatatatacacacacacacacacacacacacacacacagttgaagtcggaagtttacataccctctCTTGGGAGGGgttatttttgacaattttatttgaaaacaatcacagtaaggtccTTAATTGTTACCAAGAAATTATTTgagataaaaaatttaaaaaaacagctgcattggagcTTTAAAGGAGATCGGAGTGCCGAACATAATTTTTTTcagacatttttggggggagttTCACAGACAGAATCGTGTTAGAAACAAATCTGGGGATAAACTAGAAGAGAAGGGCACAGACCCCCCTGTTGCCAAGGGGGCACGAGTATTCTGAAGTCAGAAGCGTTACCGCTACGCCAGACTCCGTCCATAGCATAACCGTTATTGACACAATGCTACACACCTTGTGTGCCACGAAGTCCACGGCCTCCAGGTCGTTGTAGCACACACGAAGCGTCACATCGCACAGCTGGCCGTCCAGCCGCAGCTCGTTCATGATGGCGAAGGCGGCCGCTGTGTGGCTCTCCAGCGTGTAGCTGAAGACGCGGTGGCCGTTGCGCGTCGACGGCGTCACCACCGCCTTGCACTCCGTCGGGCACTCATTAGACATCCTGACTGACGAAGGATCCTTCCTGGTGCTTCTGTTGAAGCTGTGACAACAACTAAGAACAGTGTTGGGAGTGACTACTGCCGGACATCCTTGCTCACTGAGGGGCAAGGAGACACAAGGGAAATGTTGAAAACTGGAGGCGCTAGGGAGGGATTGTAGAAGGCTAGGACCCTTTTCCTGGggtctttgttgtttttttggttgAATGTATGTCTGGGACTGTAGAGTTCAGAGAGTACCAAATTCGCTTTCTTAGAAAGGCCCGAAAGACGGTTTCTTAGCCCTTACTCCTCAATTCCAGCCACTGTGTCCAAGAGTTTTTCTTACAGTCTTACTTATTCCACAAGCCCAGCCATAGTGCACATCCAGGTGCTAGTGTAAAACTAAAAAAATACTTCTACATGAACTGCCAGTCATGGTTATGCACGTTATAACCAGGCCAATCGTAATCCACCACGATTTATGGCATCATTCAAACCAGTGTTCTAGATTCTTTCCCACCTGCCCTTGAGTAAACTTCTCGTCTTTTAATTAAAGGAACAGCAAGATGTATGGTCTTTATGGCAGGAAGTATGCAGCAAGTCCAAAAAGACGCAGTAGGGAAATTACTGTTATTCACGTCCGCTTGTTGATATGTTTTTCTCCTAAAGGGGAACTTTCTGAACAAAGGAGAGTCAGCAACAGTCAGAAAAACAGACAGATGTGTCTAGTACTCTGACATCTTCTCTCAAGTCCAACTACTCCGTTCAGAAGTTGTTTTAAGTTACGTTATTTCAAGCATCCACAGAAATCAATTTCCAACTGAAAAATGTTTTTCCTGTGAAGATAAGCGGTCGCAGGTCAAAACTTGCTTATTCATTTTTCGCTCCGAGGCCCAAAAAACAGACACTGATATACTACTGCAACTTAAATGGTGGTCATAATTATAATCAGGACTTAGCTCATGGAGCTAGCTACACTTCTGCCAGGAGTTGGGTAGTAGAGGGGTGTAAACTCCTAAACTCTGTAGAGAGAAAAAAGAGCAGGTGCCAAAAATGTCGTCAGCGTAAGCTAGCAGCCCTGAGGATTCAGGAATGAGAGGGGGGAGCTCAGTTTAGTTTGGTTGATCAGTTGCTCCACTCTAGAAGCTTTCCCAGAAGTCGCCCTGCTCTGGAATCTCAAATTGCACTGTTGTATTTACTGGGAAGATCTGGGCGCCGTTGGCAACtagaagagagaaaagacaggACAGTTAGGTGTTAGGGTGGATAGGGTTTATCTAATAGTGATGGGGGAAAGAAAACACATTTACATATCGGGATATACTTTTTGATGATATATCGTACTGACAAtatttaaataatattttttgcgctagttggctgtacctgcaccaaaatgtCAGTATTTTCCCTTCATTGTTCACCATctacctttaatttgtttttaGCACTTATTTCCATGTCTGATCAAAACAGATAGCAGTCTGGAGCTAGAACTTTCATTTTCGAGAGTGATTTAGTATGTTATTCGACAAGCGAATGACTCAGCTAAATAACATCCCGAAGCCATCCAACCGCAATCACTCCAGTCAGAACAAAAGACTGTCCTAGAACAGAAAGCGATATacaacatacagtggggcaaaaaaagtctttagccaccaattgtgcaagttctcccacttaaaaaggtgagagaggcctgtaattttcatcattggtacatgtcaactatgacagacaaaatgagagaaaaaaaatccagaaaatcatatTGTAGGATTTGTAAtgcatttatttgcaaattatggtggaaaataagtatttggtcacctacaaacaagcaagatttctggctctcacagacctgtaacttcttgtttaagaggctcctctgtcctccactcgttacctgtattaatggcacctgtttgaacttgttatcagtataaaagacacctgtccacaacctcaaacagtcacactccaaactccactatggccaagaccaaagagctgtcaaaggacaccagaaacaaaattgaagacctgcaccaggctgggaagactgaatctgcaataggtaagcagcttggtttgaagaaatcaactgtgggagcaattattaggaaatggaagacatacaagaccactgataatctccctcgatctggggctccacgcaagatctcaccccgtggggtcaaaatgatcacaagaacggtgagcaaaaatcccaaaaccacacggggggacctagtgaatgacctgcagagagctgggaccaaagtaacaaagcctaccatcagtaacacactacgccgccagggactcaaatcctgcagtgccagacgtgtccccctgcttaagccagtacatgtccaggcccgtctgaagtttgctagagagcatttggatgatccagaagaggattgggagaacgtcatatggtcagatgaaaccaaaatagaactttttggtaaaaactcaactcgtcgtgtttggaggacaaagaatgctgagttgcatccaaagaacaccatacctactgtgaagcatgggggtggaaacatcatgctttggggctgtttttctgcaaagggaccaggacgactgatccgtgtaaaggaaagaatgaatggggccatgtattgtgagattttgagtgaaaacctccttccatcagcaagggcattgaagatgaaacgtggctgggtctttcagcatgacaatgatcccaaacacaccgcccgggcaatgaaggagtggcttcgtaagaagcatttcaaggtcctggagtggcctagccagtctccagatctcaaccccatagaaaatctttggagggagttgaaagtccgtgttgcccagcgacagccccaaaacatcactgctctagaggagatctgcatggaggaatgggccaaaataacagcaacagtgtgtgaaaaccttgtgaagacttacagaaaacatttgacctgtgtcattgccaacaaagggtatataacaaagtattgagataaactttatTTGACCAAATACGTTTATTTTCCACaatcatttgcaaataaattcattaaaaaatcctacaatgtgattttctggattttttttctcattttgtctgtcatagttgacgtgtacctatgatgaaaattacaggcctctctcatctttttaagtgggagaacctgcacaattggtggctgactaaatacttttttgccccactgtagctTTAAGGTAATCAGAGTTTACAGTCACCCATGAATCCTCTTGGGAGGGGTCCCAGTTTCTCTTAGTCACTGTGACTAGAGTCAACATACTTTTAGACAACATCACAGCTCTTGGAGAGCTTGGGTGTCTACACAAATTCCACACAAGGGAATGCAGAGTCTGTCcccccagacctgggttcaaataccattagaaatcatttcaaatactgcATCTATGCTTGATTGAGCATACCTgctgcaatggaaccaatagagacgtctcaaaagtgcaaaccccaccCATCTGGCTCTTCAGACAGACTAGAGCAAATGCTCAACGTATTTGAAAGATTTGTAAAAGagtctgaacccaggtctggcgGTAAGACAGCCCAACCTCTAGTCGAGAGTCTGATCCGAGTGATGTACTTCCTGAGGAAGACAGAGTGAGTGACTTCAATTAGGACAGAATTGAATTAAATTAGGACAGAATTGAATTAGTCATCGTGACAGTGTTTTTTTCTCCCCTGGATTGTCCTGTGACCAATCTGGCTACAGCAGTGGAGagtaggaaaataacctctctcacacacacacacacaaataagtaAGTTACAGGCTATACAGGTGTTAAGCCTGTTCATTCACAACTAGGCCAATACAAAAGCCACTATAGAGAGTCAGTTACTCAGCAACAATTGTTATCGTGTTATTGCAGCTGCTCTGGCCTGAGTGGGTAACATAACTGCAATGTTACGTTTTGCACATAATGATTACCTGTACAAGTAGATAAGAAAACTGACTGGCTGAACTGGAGGACAAGTTATATGGCCTACCTGTTTTACacgcctcccaaatggcaccctattccctatgtaatgcactacatttgaccagggcttaTAGGACtctagtagtagtgcactatgtaaactcttagaaaagaaggtgccatctagaacctaaaagggttcttcgactgtccccataagagaacactttgaagaaccctttttggttccatgtataaCCATGTTGGGTTCCATGTATTGCCCTCTgttgaaagggttctacatggaacccaaaacagGTTATCTTATGGGAACAGCCGAATAACCatttttttctaaaagtgtagggaatagggtgccatttgggcgcAGACTTAGTTGTATGGTCTGCCTACCTACAGTTCTATCTTGGTCATTCTACTACCCTCCCTCTATATTACATGAAATCCTGTACAACTCACTGAAGTGAAACCAAGATTAGACTAATATTATGTGGTTGGATGATTCTCTGGAAAGAAGACGATGCTTACATTGGACACTGATATATTATTacagtgtgtaggcctaactgaAGTAAAGTTGGGTCATTCCTACAATGTAGTGTCTTTTGGACCTCGTAACTTTAGAAAAAAGGTTCAGAAAAAGGACTTTTCGACTTTCAGAGAAAAATATTGGTCAAGCTCaggcacttttttttttaaaccggtTAGGCACATAATCCTAACAGGGTGGAACCTAACCGGGTGGAAATGTTGAGCCTAAATTAGCCACCAGCACTGTGAGTGAGCAAGATAGAGAAGTAAAAGTAATTTAAACTCAATCAAAAATATTTTAAGCTTTTGAAATTTGGTCAATTTCcctctataatttagcctaaaaaCAGGGTGGACATTTATGAGTTGGACATACAGACTAACATGAAACATGGACAAATAGATCTAACTGAGTGTTTATATTTATTCAGCTTTGCACTGTTGTTTTCTCACCAAATAAATTAAAAGGGGTTGTTTTCTTAAATGGAGAATTACAACAAACTAACAGGGTGAAAAAGAGATACACAGACAATCTTTAATAAAATACAATAATCATGAAAAAAAACATTGTTGAGAGAATTTAACTAGGACTATAAAATAATGAAGAAAGATGAAATATTTTATGGCTTATATTTATTGTGGAAGTTGATGAATAACAGCCAGAGACATGGCAAAACACCGACATCCACTACGAAAACAGTTCCAAATGCATTACAATTCAGTTTCAATATCCATATTTTTGTGTTTAAGGTAAAAGGACACCTGACCTTATATTTAAATCCTTTTGGATTCCACATTTTACACTAAAGAAGAAGTGATATTTCCTGGGGTAAGAAAAGGCACGGCATTGTAGGAATGTATAGTTACCCATTATAGCTTAACGAGGAGATGTAGGAGTTGTAGCTTAACGAGGATATGTAAGAGTTATAGCTTAGCGAGGAGATGTAGGAGTTATACCTAGATGTAGGCTACAAAGCAGCAGTAGTAGGCCTAGTGGTAAGTAGACCTATATTGTGTCTTTGTTGTGTGAAATCTCATGGAAGGCCTATCCCTCACAGTTTCTTGAGAAAGAAATGTCACAGTTTAATAGTAGGCTGTTGCTCAACACTCACAGTGTACTCATCATGGAAGAACTCACCCCCTCAACTAGCTGAGTTTACGCAACGATGATATATACaccgagtgcacaaaacattaacaacaccttAATATCGATttgcccttttgccctcagaacagccataATTTGTCgaagcatggactctacaaggtgtcaaaaagtgttccacaggatgctggcccatgttgacaaaactgtgagaagcattggagtcaagttggctggatgtcctttgggtggtggaccattcttaatacacacgggaaactgttgagcttgaaaaccccaacagcgttacagttcttgacacaaacctactaccataccccgttcaaaggcacttaaatcttttgtctcgcccattcactctctgaatgtcacacatacacaatgcatgtctcaattgtctcaaggcttaaaaatccttctggtCTTtaaccttcatctacactgactgaagtggatttaacaagcagcatcaatacgggatcatagttttcacctggtccATCTGTCATGGAAAgcgcaggtgttcttaatgttttgtacactcagtgttcaTCTCGATGGAGTTGAGTTGAGACGAGTGTAGGTGGACTGTAGGCTAACTCCAACTACATCAAGTCCCCGTCAGTCAATacttgtaaaaatgtaaattctTTAATGCTTTCCTAGTACCTATGTTTGTTCTGTGTAGCTGCAAGCTTTTCTTTGTTTACTAAAATCTGTATTTTTTGATAAAAGTAGCATTTTACATGAACCCTGCCAAGGGGCATTCCAAATTCAACTGACAACTCTATTACAATCAGGACAAGCACAGGTACACAGTAAGCGTTAAAGAATGGATATTTATAAAAGTATCGTGTGGTGGTGCACGCTTGAAGTCGTAACTTCCTACTCCATTGAAAAACTGTGGATTACGGGGTGCAATTTCACAGACGTCACATAAAATTATGTTTTTAATCAAAAACAACAGATTTCAGCACCCAAAGAAAAGCCTGCAGTTACAAACATATGCCGcgttcacgtgctagtcggaactaggaaactctacAATTTCCGACTTGCTATCTGGTTGTAGTTCTACACGTGACACGTTCAAGCAGTTAACAAGTCGAAAATGTCAGTTTCTTTGATCCGACTAGCACAAGAACGCAGCAATAGGTACAAGGGAAatcattaaagggatagttgacccAAATTATAAAATGACaatggttt harbors:
- the LOC106564503 gene encoding kelch-like ECH-associated protein 1B isoform X2, whose translation is MSNECPTECKAVVTPSTRNGHRVFSYTLESHTAAAFAIMNELRLDGQLCDVTLRVCYNDLEAVDFVAHKVVLASSSPVFRAMFTNGLKECGMEVVPIEGIHPRVMGRLIEFAYTASISVGEKCVIHVMNGAVMYQIDSVVKACCDFLVTQLDPSNAIGIASFAEQISCTELHQKAREYIYMNFSQVATQEEFFNLSQCQLVTLISRDELNVRCESVVFQACVAWVRYDRENRRPYVQALLQAVRCHSLTPHFLQAQLQSLEWDDQCKDYLAQIFQDLTLHKPTKVISCRTPKVPQLIYTAGGYFRQSLSYLEAYNPCTGAWLRLADLQVPRSGLAAVVISGLFYAVGGRNNAPDGNMDSNTLDCYNPMNNCWLPCAPMSVPRNRIGVGVIDGMIYAVGGSHGCIHHNSVERYDPDRDQWHLVAPMLTRRIGVGVAVITRLLYAVGGFDGTHRLSSSECYNPERDEWKSMAAMNTVRSGAGVCALGNRIYVMGGYDGTNQLNTVERYDVETDTWSFAASMRHRRSALGVTAHHGKIYVLVPEA